One Phycisphaera mikurensis NBRC 102666 DNA window includes the following coding sequences:
- the dapF gene encoding diaminopimelate epimerase, whose amino-acid sequence MLPFVKYHGLGNDYVYVDGFTHDVPDPAGLARAVSPRNFAIGADGLILVLPATPGGGAAGAHCRMRMFNADGSEGQMCGNGLRCVVKFAHDHALFAGSNAARPMRVETGAGVLAVGYDLDAAGRVATVTVDMGRPILAPERVPVDVSELEPGAGEHAWRIPATDTTPPQEAVLVSMGNPHAVLFRDDPLDAAEERRIGAALEHHRAFPERMNLHAVHVRGGGEVDVVHWERGSGPTLACGTGAAAVCVAGVLTGRTPHRITTHLPGGPLVLDWAETTGRVAMTGPAVEAFTGVWRGPL is encoded by the coding sequence CCCCTTCGTCAAGTACCACGGCCTGGGCAACGACTACGTGTACGTGGACGGTTTCACGCACGACGTGCCCGATCCGGCGGGGCTGGCGCGGGCGGTGTCGCCGCGGAACTTCGCGATCGGGGCCGACGGGCTGATCCTCGTGCTGCCGGCGACGCCCGGGGGCGGCGCGGCCGGTGCCCACTGCCGGATGCGGATGTTCAACGCCGACGGCAGCGAGGGGCAGATGTGCGGGAACGGCCTCCGCTGCGTCGTGAAGTTCGCTCACGACCACGCGCTCTTCGCCGGGTCCAACGCGGCGCGGCCGATGCGGGTGGAGACCGGCGCGGGCGTGCTGGCGGTCGGCTACGACCTCGACGCGGCCGGCCGGGTGGCGACCGTGACCGTCGACATGGGCCGGCCGATCCTCGCGCCCGAGCGTGTGCCCGTGGACGTGTCGGAGCTGGAGCCCGGCGCGGGCGAGCACGCCTGGAGGATCCCGGCGACGGACACGACGCCGCCGCAGGAGGCCGTCCTCGTCTCGATGGGCAACCCGCACGCGGTGCTGTTCCGCGACGACCCGCTGGACGCGGCCGAGGAGCGGCGGATCGGGGCGGCGCTGGAGCATCACCGCGCCTTCCCCGAACGGATGAACCTGCACGCCGTCCACGTCCGCGGCGGCGGCGAGGTGGACGTGGTGCACTGGGAACGCGGCAGCGGGCCGACGCTGGCCTGCGGCACCGGGGCCGCGGCGGTGTGCGTCGCGGGCGTGCTCACCGGCCGCACGCCGCACCGGATCACGACGCACCTGCCCGGCGGACCGCTCGTGCTCGATTGGGCCGAGACCACCGGCCGCGTCGCGATGACCGGCCCCGCCGTCGAAGCCTTCACCGGTGTCTGGCGCGGGCCCCTCTGA
- a CDS encoding acylphosphatase, producing the protein MIRRTIHFTGRVQGVGFRACTASIARNHDVAGTVENLPDGRVRLEVQGERSELDVFLDAIDRELGRHVRHREVADATPEPRLGDPAALNAFRVLR; encoded by the coding sequence GTGATCCGCCGCACGATCCACTTCACGGGCCGGGTGCAGGGCGTCGGCTTCCGCGCGTGCACGGCCTCGATCGCGCGCAACCACGACGTGGCGGGCACCGTCGAGAACCTGCCCGACGGCCGGGTTCGGCTGGAGGTCCAGGGCGAGCGGAGCGAGCTGGACGTCTTCCTGGACGCCATCGACCGCGAGCTGGGCCGGCACGTCCGGCACCGCGAGGTGGCGGACGCGACGCCGGAGCCGAGGCTCGGCGACCCGGCGGCGCTCAACGCCTTCCGCGTGCTGCGATGA